A genomic region of Terriglobales bacterium contains the following coding sequences:
- a CDS encoding hybrid sensor histidine kinase/response regulator yields the protein MATPVSSAPARITAAEAPKAKILVVDDEHSVLITVAAILQQEGYSVDAFSDGAEALQALRDHTYDLVLTDLKMPGVDGLQILAEVRNCSPSTVTIMMTGYASMDSAIEAVQLGAFEYLLKPTEVPQLKLSVKRSLERKRLSEIDSLYRVGNALATATDAQQIVAEVSETARRVLHVEHAGIVTLANIASTEAAGPASIAALAEALSGPIVRERLQLDPILTAASAPPPLTAWAAQHDIASFALVPGFSMGRLACVLWAHDGERTYEFHASSRRFLRGLAGQAALALENAALIAELKRNNDDLAEANQKLRELDRLKSQFLSVATHELRTPLSIILGYNSMLAESLQDRLSGEEQETLRASSSACKRLIRLVNSMLDITQIESGKMQMSFVPTDLRHVVNAAVALFQHDARERKLKLRVELPSRLPRMEADPERLQQVLTNLIGNAMKFTPAGGSVTVSLRHRASSGEIEIAVADTGVGIAPEDQALIFDEFAQIRRQAECRQREGSGLGLAIAKRILEAHGGSITVSSEPGRGSTFRFTLPLQQAAAAINAISA from the coding sequence ATGGCGACCCCAGTCAGCAGCGCCCCGGCCCGCATCACTGCCGCCGAAGCCCCCAAGGCGAAAATTCTAGTCGTCGATGACGAACACAGCGTGCTCATCACCGTCGCCGCCATCCTGCAGCAGGAGGGTTACAGCGTGGACGCGTTCAGCGACGGCGCCGAAGCCTTGCAGGCGCTGCGCGACCACACCTACGACCTGGTCCTCACCGATTTGAAGATGCCCGGTGTTGACGGCCTGCAGATCCTTGCCGAGGTCCGCAACTGCTCGCCCTCCACCGTGACCATCATGATGACCGGCTACGCCTCCATGGACTCGGCCATCGAAGCGGTGCAGCTCGGCGCCTTCGAATACCTGCTCAAGCCGACCGAGGTGCCGCAGCTCAAGCTTTCGGTGAAGCGCTCGCTCGAGCGCAAGCGGCTTTCGGAAATCGACAGTCTCTATCGCGTGGGCAATGCGCTGGCCACCGCCACCGACGCGCAGCAGATCGTCGCCGAAGTGAGCGAGACCGCCCGCCGCGTGCTCCACGTCGAGCACGCCGGCATCGTCACACTTGCGAACATCGCGAGCACGGAGGCCGCCGGACCCGCGTCCATCGCGGCGCTGGCTGAGGCGCTCAGCGGCCCCATCGTGCGCGAGCGCCTGCAGCTCGATCCGATTCTGACCGCGGCCAGCGCGCCGCCGCCGCTCACCGCCTGGGCGGCGCAGCACGACATCGCTTCGTTCGCCCTCGTTCCCGGCTTCTCCATGGGGCGCTTGGCCTGCGTGCTCTGGGCGCACGACGGCGAGCGCACCTACGAATTTCACGCCTCTTCGCGCCGCTTCCTGCGCGGGCTTGCCGGACAGGCCGCGCTCGCGCTGGAAAATGCCGCGCTCATCGCCGAACTCAAGCGCAACAACGACGACCTCGCCGAGGCCAACCAGAAGCTGCGTGAACTCGATCGCCTGAAGTCGCAGTTCCTCAGCGTCGCCACCCACGAGCTGCGCACACCGCTGAGCATCATTCTCGGCTACAACAGCATGCTCGCCGAATCGCTCCAGGACCGCCTCAGCGGCGAGGAGCAGGAAACCCTGCGCGCTTCCTCCTCCGCCTGCAAGCGCCTCATCCGCCTGGTGAACTCCATGCTCGACATCACCCAGATCGAGTCCGGCAAAATGCAGATGAGCTTCGTGCCCACCGACCTGCGGCACGTGGTCAACGCGGCGGTGGCCCTGTTCCAGCACGACGCGCGCGAGCGCAAGCTCAAGCTCCGCGTCGAGCTGCCCTCGCGACTGCCGCGCATGGAGGCCGACCCGGAGCGCCTCCAGCAGGTGCTGACCAACCTGATCGGCAACGCCATGAAGTTCACGCCCGCCGGCGGATCAGTAACCGTCAGCCTGCGCCACCGCGCCTCTTCCGGCGAAATCGAGATCGCCGTCGCGGACACCGGCGTGGGCATCGCGCCGGAAGACCAGGCGCTCATCTTCGACGAGTTCGCGCAGATCCGCCGCCAGGCCGAGTGCCGCCAGCGCGAAGGCTCCGGCCTCGGACTGGCCATCGCCAAGCGCATCCTTGAGGCGCATGGCGGCAGCATCACCGTCTCCAGCGAGCCGGGCCGCGGCAGCACTTTCCGCTTCACCTTGCCGCTCCAGCAGGCCGCCGCCGCCATCAACGCAATCTCAGCTTGA
- a CDS encoding phosphoribosyltransferase, translating into MIFRDRTDAGRQLAEALKPLTGRPDVLVLALPRGGVPVAYAVAEALGEPLDVFLVRKLGMPGQPELAMGAVASNGSRVLNQDVLRQFDIPEAVIEAVTRDELRELERRDALFRGNRPHLEVAGKTVVLVDDGLATGSTMRAAARALLQQHPARLIIAVPVAATQTCEELQREFRDLVCLYTPEPFYAVGQWYQDFNQTSDDEVRELLERARRPEKMAS; encoded by the coding sequence ATGATTTTCCGCGACCGCACCGACGCCGGACGTCAGCTGGCGGAAGCGCTGAAGCCGCTGACCGGCCGGCCGGATGTGCTGGTGCTGGCGCTGCCGCGCGGCGGCGTGCCGGTTGCTTACGCCGTGGCCGAGGCGCTGGGCGAGCCGCTCGACGTCTTCCTGGTGCGCAAGCTGGGAATGCCCGGCCAGCCGGAGCTGGCGATGGGAGCGGTCGCATCGAATGGTTCGCGCGTACTGAACCAGGACGTGCTGCGACAGTTCGACATTCCCGAAGCAGTGATCGAGGCAGTCACGCGCGATGAACTGCGCGAGCTGGAGCGCCGCGACGCGCTGTTTCGCGGCAACCGTCCCCATCTGGAGGTCGCCGGCAAGACCGTGGTGCTGGTGGACGACGGGCTGGCGACGGGGTCGACCATGCGGGCGGCGGCACGCGCCCTGCTGCAGCAGCATCCGGCGCGGCTCATCATCGCCGTGCCCGTGGCGGCGACACAGACGTGCGAGGAACTCCAGCGCGAGTTCCGCGACCTTGTCTGCCTCTACACTCCTGAGCCGTTTTATGCCGTCGGGCAGTGGTACCAGGACTTCAACCAGACCAGCGACGACGAAGTCCGCGAGCTGCTGGAGCGGGCTCGGCGGCCGGAGAAGATGGCATCGTAG
- a CDS encoding TraR/DksA family transcriptional regulator — protein sequence MDKKKVEYFKKKLETRQHDLRKTVARTEQDGRATDLESAQDIADRAASSYNKEFLFHQSNNERQLLQMVEGALDRIREGVFGQCISCGDEINPKRLEAVPWTRYCIGCQEKMEKGQLERASG from the coding sequence ATGGACAAGAAGAAGGTCGAGTACTTCAAGAAGAAGCTGGAAACGCGGCAGCACGATCTGCGCAAGACCGTGGCCCGCACCGAGCAGGATGGCCGCGCCACCGATCTGGAGTCGGCGCAGGACATCGCCGACCGCGCCGCCAGCTCCTATAACAAGGAGTTCCTCTTCCACCAGAGCAACAACGAGCGCCAGCTCCTGCAAATGGTGGAGGGCGCGCTCGACCGCATCCGCGAAGGCGTTTTCGGCCAGTGCATCTCCTGCGGCGACGAGATCAACCCCAAGCGCCTTGAAGCCGTTCCCTGGACCCGCTACTGCATCGGCTGCCAGGAAAAAATGGAAAAAGGCCAGCTCGAGCGCGCCAGCGGCTGA
- a CDS encoding POTRA domain-containing protein: MRRPLILSAFIVLAVHALAAPAYRLVGVHVKGSKHYPEADIIRASGLKLGAATTEPMLEEVANRMAESGAFAQVTFQYRTGPGGMTVDFEVQDSPEFLPCRFDNFVWLPAADLLAELRTRVPFFDGAVSTAGKMTARVSDALRQLLAERKIEASVDYLLHQRKLGAPIDAVVFVVQGASIPVRDIAVTGASPFAEPLLQDAIKPLVGGNYHASVVESFVANNLVPIYLRRGYLRATFGEPQARFADGAVSVTVPVVEGLEYKAGDVRWSGNAALSAAELSGKLHLARGQTADAVQLSADLEKLTELYGSRGYLRAAIEPVPSYDDATRTVAYDFRVSEGEQYHMGRIEVSGIDGDAAGRVLAAWRMREGDPYDATYSLRFLRENSTKIPVSLSRMRLKTSTQINPDRSVNVLLIFAP, from the coding sequence ATGCGCCGGCCACTCATCCTCAGCGCGTTCATTGTTCTTGCTGTGCATGCGCTCGCCGCGCCCGCCTACCGCCTCGTCGGCGTTCACGTGAAGGGCTCGAAGCACTACCCGGAAGCCGACATTATCCGCGCCAGCGGCCTCAAGCTGGGCGCCGCGACCACCGAGCCCATGCTGGAGGAGGTGGCCAACCGCATGGCCGAGAGCGGCGCCTTCGCGCAGGTCACCTTTCAGTACCGCACCGGGCCGGGCGGCATGACGGTGGACTTCGAGGTGCAAGACAGTCCCGAGTTCCTGCCCTGCCGCTTCGACAACTTCGTGTGGCTTCCCGCGGCCGACCTGCTCGCCGAGCTGCGCACACGCGTGCCGTTCTTCGACGGCGCCGTCTCCACCGCCGGCAAGATGACCGCCCGCGTCTCTGACGCGCTCAGGCAGTTGCTCGCCGAGCGCAAGATCGAAGCCTCGGTGGACTACCTGCTGCACCAGCGCAAACTCGGCGCGCCCATCGATGCGGTCGTCTTCGTCGTGCAGGGCGCCAGCATCCCGGTGCGCGACATCGCCGTCACCGGCGCTTCTCCCTTCGCCGAACCGCTGCTGCAGGACGCGATCAAGCCCCTGGTCGGCGGCAACTATCACGCCTCGGTCGTCGAGAGCTTCGTCGCCAACAATCTGGTTCCCATTTACCTGCGCCGCGGATATCTCCGCGCCACGTTCGGCGAGCCGCAAGCTCGCTTCGCCGACGGCGCGGTGAGCGTGACCGTTCCCGTCGTGGAAGGCCTGGAATACAAAGCCGGCGACGTGCGCTGGTCGGGCAACGCCGCGCTGTCCGCTGCAGAACTCAGCGGCAAGCTGCACCTTGCGCGCGGACAAACCGCCGACGCCGTGCAGCTCTCCGCCGACTTGGAGAAGCTGACCGAACTCTACGGCAGCCGCGGCTACCTGCGCGCCGCCATCGAGCCGGTGCCCAGCTACGACGACGCCACACGCACCGTCGCCTACGACTTCCGCGTCAGCGAAGGCGAGCAGTACCACATGGGACGCATCGAGGTTTCGGGCATCGATGGCGACGCCGCCGGACGCGTCCTCGCCGCCTGGCGCATGCGCGAAGGCGATCCCTACGATGCCACTTACTCGCTCCGCTTCCTGCGCGAAAACTCTACCAAGATTCCCGTCAGCCTCTCCCGCATGCGCCTGAAAACCAGCACCCAGATCAATCCCGACCGGAGCGTCAACGTGCTGCTCATCTTCGCGCCGTGA
- a CDS encoding cytidine deaminase: protein MAHQSLSQEEQQRLIAAAEAAMQRAYAPYSKFRVGAAVLTTSGKVYAGCNVENASYGLTNCAERTAIFSAVAAEGEDLKVRAVAVSNANRVACSPCGACRQVIFEFGPEATVIFQGTRGYVTKQASELLPAGFSLL, encoded by the coding sequence ATGGCACACCAGTCTCTCTCCCAGGAAGAGCAGCAGCGCCTGATTGCGGCCGCCGAAGCGGCCATGCAGCGGGCTTACGCGCCTTACTCCAAGTTTCGCGTGGGCGCCGCCGTGCTCACCACCAGCGGCAAGGTTTATGCCGGCTGCAACGTGGAAAACGCCTCCTACGGCCTGACCAATTGCGCCGAGCGCACCGCCATCTTCAGCGCGGTTGCCGCCGAGGGCGAAGACCTGAAAGTGCGCGCTGTGGCGGTGAGCAACGCGAACCGGGTGGCATGTTCGCCGTGCGGCGCCTGCCGGCAGGTGATCTTCGAGTTCGGGCCGGAGGCGACCGTCATCTTCCAGGGGACGAGGGGATACGTAACAAAGCAGGCGAGCGAATTGCTGCCCGCGGGATTCAGTTTGCTCTAG
- a CDS encoding aldo/keto reductase encodes MLTGFATSDGTARYAARFPRLRDAGHFRRAQHVPGAGELWLPSIGLGTYLGEPTDAADAQYEAAIAAALAAGVNLLDSAINYRHQRSERNIGAVLARQIKSGELGRDEVVVCTKAGFLNFDGAMPADPRGYLRREYVETGVLDPGELAGGMHCMSPSYIANQLERSRHNLGLETIDVFYVHNPESQLGEVPREEFFDRLRRAFVFLEGAVAEGKIRWYGTATWNAFRVAPEARDFINLADVLRAARAAGGDRHHFRFVQLPFNLGLAEAWGRASHDAGDGAVSALEFAKREGIAIVGSATLMQGKLAGGLPEFVRRKLKTKTDAEAAIQFSRSTPGMATALIGMGTPAHVASNLAVAGMPLAAEADWRSLFDGR; translated from the coding sequence ATGCTCACCGGTTTCGCCACCTCGGACGGCACGGCGCGCTACGCGGCGCGATTTCCCCGGCTGCGCGACGCGGGCCACTTCCGCCGCGCGCAGCATGTTCCCGGCGCGGGCGAGTTGTGGCTGCCTTCCATCGGGCTCGGCACCTACCTTGGCGAGCCGACCGACGCGGCCGACGCGCAGTATGAAGCCGCTATCGCCGCCGCGCTCGCCGCCGGCGTCAACCTGCTTGATTCGGCCATCAACTACCGGCACCAGCGCTCGGAGCGCAACATCGGCGCGGTGCTGGCACGGCAGATCAAGTCCGGCGAACTGGGCCGCGATGAGGTCGTGGTCTGCACCAAAGCGGGCTTCCTCAACTTCGACGGCGCGATGCCTGCCGATCCACGCGGATACCTCCGGCGCGAGTACGTCGAGACGGGCGTGCTCGATCCCGGAGAACTCGCCGGCGGCATGCATTGCATGTCGCCCAGCTACATTGCGAACCAGTTGGAGCGCTCGCGGCACAACCTGGGACTGGAGACCATTGACGTTTTCTACGTCCACAATCCCGAGTCGCAGTTGGGAGAAGTGCCGCGCGAAGAGTTCTTCGATCGCCTGCGGCGCGCGTTCGTCTTCCTGGAAGGGGCCGTCGCCGAAGGAAAAATCCGCTGGTACGGCACGGCGACGTGGAACGCCTTCCGGGTGGCGCCGGAGGCCCGCGACTTCATCAACCTGGCCGACGTGCTGCGGGCGGCGCGCGCGGCCGGGGGCGACCGCCATCACTTCCGCTTCGTGCAGCTGCCCTTCAATCTCGGTCTGGCCGAGGCCTGGGGCCGCGCCAGCCACGACGCCGGCGATGGCGCTGTATCAGCCCTGGAATTCGCAAAGCGCGAGGGCATCGCGATTGTCGGCAGCGCGACGCTGATGCAGGGCAAACTGGCCGGCGGCCTGCCCGAATTCGTGCGCCGGAAACTGAAGACGAAGACCGATGCCGAAGCCGCCATACAGTTTTCCCGCTCGACCCCGGGCATGGCGACGGCGCTCATCGGCATGGGAACCCCGGCGCATGTGGCGTCAAACCTGGCCGTGGCCGGGATGCCGTTGGCCGCCGAGGCGGACTGGCGCAGCCTGTTCGATGGCCGCTGA
- a CDS encoding sigma-54 dependent transcriptional regulator, with the protein MLSNPKTRVLIVDDDGSMAKYLDAYLVRHNFEVSSATSGEEALRMFRVYDPALVLLDVAMPGLSGIETLERIKQIKPEVAVIMLSGQNDPELIFKASKLGADDYISKPFEPKELEVRIAKVLDRQRLVSEVNQLREQVRRQSDFTLLFGTSPKMEEVKMTIEQVADTTATVLIRGESGTGKEVVARMIYAQSTRREKPFVKVNCAAIPHELLESELFGYEPGAFTGASRQKLGKFDQAHAGTIFLDEISEMHPALQAKLLHVLQDGEFARLGGKRDISVDVRVLAATNKPLERAVEDGLFREDLFYRLNVVSIHIPPLRERREEIPILLDFFQRKYSEYYGKQPPPFGDYAVGRMMEYAWPGNIRELENLVKRYVIVGNEAQIIRELSTHKPILSSISTPSRAPAAGPAGEQAPASVGNGNGEMPSLLEIGKRAAMQAEREAIERVLAQTRWNRRQAAKILKISYKALLNKLKIIEEQDQVQTKQRSA; encoded by the coding sequence ATGCTGTCGAACCCCAAGACGCGGGTGCTCATCGTTGACGACGACGGTTCGATGGCCAAATACCTGGACGCATACCTGGTGCGCCACAACTTCGAGGTTTCCAGCGCCACCAGCGGCGAAGAAGCGCTTCGCATGTTCCGCGTCTACGATCCCGCGCTGGTCCTGCTCGATGTCGCCATGCCCGGGCTCAGCGGCATCGAGACCCTGGAGCGCATCAAGCAGATCAAGCCGGAAGTTGCCGTCATCATGCTTTCCGGGCAGAACGATCCCGAACTCATCTTCAAGGCGAGCAAGCTCGGCGCCGACGACTACATCTCCAAGCCCTTCGAGCCCAAAGAACTCGAAGTGCGCATCGCCAAGGTGCTCGACCGCCAGCGCCTGGTCAGCGAAGTGAACCAGTTGCGCGAGCAGGTCCGCCGCCAGAGCGACTTCACCCTCCTGTTCGGGACCAGCCCGAAGATGGAAGAGGTGAAGATGACGATCGAGCAGGTGGCCGACACCACCGCCACCGTCCTCATCCGCGGCGAAAGCGGCACGGGCAAGGAAGTTGTGGCGCGCATGATCTACGCCCAGTCCACCCGTCGCGAAAAGCCGTTCGTGAAGGTGAACTGCGCCGCCATCCCGCACGAACTGCTGGAGAGCGAGCTGTTCGGATACGAGCCCGGCGCCTTCACCGGCGCCAGCCGGCAAAAGCTGGGCAAATTCGACCAGGCCCACGCCGGCACCATCTTTCTCGACGAAATCAGCGAGATGCACCCGGCGCTCCAGGCCAAGCTCCTGCACGTCCTGCAGGACGGCGAATTCGCACGCCTGGGCGGAAAGCGCGACATCTCGGTGGATGTTCGCGTCCTGGCCGCCACCAACAAGCCGCTGGAGCGCGCCGTGGAAGACGGACTGTTCCGCGAAGACCTGTTCTATCGCCTGAACGTGGTGAGCATTCACATCCCGCCGCTGCGCGAGCGCCGCGAAGAGATTCCCATCCTGCTCGATTTCTTCCAGCGCAAGTACAGCGAGTACTATGGCAAGCAGCCGCCTCCCTTCGGCGACTACGCCGTCGGCCGCATGATGGAGTACGCCTGGCCGGGCAACATCCGCGAGCTGGAAAACCTGGTGAAGCGCTACGTGATCGTGGGCAACGAGGCGCAGATCATCCGCGAGCTCTCCACCCACAAGCCCATCCTGTCGTCCATCAGCACGCCGTCGCGCGCGCCGGCAGCGGGGCCCGCTGGCGAGCAGGCGCCCGCCAGTGTGGGCAACGGCAACGGCGAGATGCCGTCGCTGCTCGAGATCGGCAAGCGCGCCGCCATGCAGGCCGAGCGCGAAGCCATTGAGCGCGTCCTGGCCCAGACGCGCTGGAACCGCCGCCAGGCCGCCAAGATCCTGAAAATCAGCTACAAAGCATTGCTGAACAAGCTCAAGATCATCGAAGAGCAGGACCAGGTGCAAACTAAGCAGCGTTCTGCCTAG
- a CDS encoding tetratricopeptide repeat protein, translated as MAGTAAGTLTWASEHRNRAVWIISVLAGALIIAAGLMFWHNQRSEAAAGELSHALRTYSAPLRTPDQPVVDPSQPGYLSAAERSAAAQKEFEAIAGKYHMTDAGRMARYFVGVTLKDQGKNAEAEKQLREVANSGNRDIAALAHYALASLYAGMQRDGDAIREYKELIDHPASTVAKSTAQLELGAIYEQKRQTQDAVKIYQDIKKDEPKGPAAEVANQRLAALGQPQPPTPIGAR; from the coding sequence GTGGCCGGCACTGCCGCCGGCACGCTCACCTGGGCCAGCGAACACCGCAATCGCGCGGTGTGGATCATCTCCGTCTTGGCCGGCGCGCTCATCATCGCCGCCGGGCTCATGTTCTGGCACAACCAGCGCTCGGAAGCCGCCGCCGGCGAGCTCAGCCACGCCCTTCGCACCTACTCGGCGCCGCTGCGCACGCCCGACCAGCCCGTCGTTGACCCGTCGCAGCCCGGCTATTTGAGCGCCGCCGAGCGCTCCGCCGCCGCGCAGAAGGAATTCGAGGCCATCGCCGGCAAGTACCACATGACCGACGCCGGTCGCATGGCCCGCTACTTCGTCGGGGTCACGCTCAAGGACCAGGGCAAGAACGCGGAAGCGGAGAAGCAGCTTCGCGAGGTCGCCAACTCGGGCAACCGCGACATTGCCGCCCTGGCGCACTACGCGCTGGCCTCGCTCTACGCCGGCATGCAGCGCGACGGCGACGCCATCAGGGAATACAAAGAGCTCATCGACCATCCCGCCTCGACCGTCGCCAAGAGCACGGCCCAGCTGGAACTCGGCGCCATCTACGAGCAGAAGCGCCAGACGCAGGACGCGGTGAAGATCTACCAGGACATCAAGAAGGACGAGCCCAAAGGCCCGGCCGCCGAGGTCGCCAACCAGCGCCTCGCCGCCCTCGGCCAGCCGCAGCCGCCCACACCCATCGGCGCGCGATAA
- a CDS encoding sensor domain-containing diguanylate cyclase, with the protein MPRTAGPLVSMSVPQPSFEAYPPEQFVVEVCSELPEELTRQRWRHVNVVLRLSMLAGLEMQLEATLNLLCDFASEIVPHDGALVYFWNENEEQVQARVSRGLERLVPESFCRGNLLNYWAARYARPLLINRGQNPQADACLDLLRSASALVLPLFVQNRVVGTVQLFSRRWNAFCQADAQLLWVLALVSESLLTRQYANEGLIRYAFTDFLTGLKTRGYFEQQLEMEIKRSERKKQQLALLMIDIDHFKPLNDNYGHHIGDQVLRDVAALLVKDMREVDTVARYGGEEFVIVLPETGGQGALLVADRLRRSVEQARFFAGAPKAVERLTISVGIAVFDSDAQFKSELIQRADTALYAAKAEGRNRSKLYSDVARQRREAS; encoded by the coding sequence TTGCCGAGGACTGCCGGGCCGTTGGTGTCCATGTCGGTACCGCAGCCCAGCTTCGAAGCATACCCACCGGAGCAGTTCGTGGTGGAGGTGTGTTCGGAGCTGCCCGAGGAGCTGACGCGGCAGCGCTGGCGCCATGTGAACGTGGTGTTGCGGCTGAGCATGCTGGCCGGCCTGGAAATGCAACTGGAAGCCACGCTGAACCTGCTCTGCGACTTTGCCTCCGAGATCGTGCCGCACGATGGCGCCCTCGTTTATTTCTGGAACGAAAATGAAGAGCAGGTGCAGGCGCGGGTGTCGCGCGGACTGGAGCGGCTGGTCCCGGAAAGCTTCTGCCGGGGCAACCTGCTGAATTACTGGGCGGCGCGCTATGCGCGTCCGCTGCTGATCAACCGCGGGCAGAATCCGCAGGCCGATGCGTGCCTTGACCTGCTGCGCTCGGCGTCGGCGCTGGTGCTGCCGCTGTTCGTGCAAAACCGGGTGGTCGGCACGGTGCAGCTCTTCTCGCGGCGTTGGAACGCCTTCTGCCAGGCCGACGCGCAACTGCTGTGGGTACTCGCGCTGGTGTCGGAGAGCCTGCTGACGCGGCAGTACGCCAACGAAGGCCTGATCCGCTACGCCTTCACCGACTTCCTCACCGGGCTGAAGACGCGCGGCTACTTCGAACAGCAGCTGGAGATGGAGATCAAGCGCTCGGAGCGCAAGAAGCAGCAGCTGGCGCTGCTGATGATCGACATTGATCACTTCAAGCCGCTGAACGACAACTACGGGCACCACATCGGCGACCAGGTCTTGCGCGACGTGGCGGCGCTGCTGGTGAAGGACATGCGCGAGGTGGACACGGTGGCGCGCTACGGCGGCGAGGAGTTCGTCATCGTGCTGCCGGAGACCGGCGGACAGGGCGCGCTGCTGGTGGCCGACCGCCTGCGCCGGTCGGTGGAGCAGGCCCGCTTCTTCGCCGGCGCGCCCAAGGCGGTGGAGCGGCTCACCATCAGCGTGGGCATCGCCGTGTTCGATTCCGACGCGCAGTTCAAGAGCGAGCTGATCCAGCGGGCCGATACCGCGCTGTACGCCGCCAAGGCCGAGGGCCGGAACCGCTCCAAGCTCTACAGCGACGTAGCGCGCCAGCGCCGGGAAGCCTCGTGA
- a CDS encoding GvpL/GvpF family gas vesicle protein: MAWYAYCITEQGAFQGGRTRRPFLIEKMRGIGDAPVFGYPTAEFSVIVSEHNGTPLDQKAILDHARVVSECFRNSTVLPFRFGTIFDSDEALRKAVRANRKAFTETVARLRGKAEMHLKLLVRDGVLERRVFDSAIPATSSVAYLNKLREKAVRDREHQSKARTLSVQVHKLFNPLEEEVSCKRVDSGGMLIDIAHLIDHQSIEKYQNRYNSAMRQLKGCELMLSGPWPPYHFMPGKLRIIS; encoded by the coding sequence ATGGCTTGGTACGCATATTGCATTACGGAGCAGGGAGCCTTTCAGGGCGGGCGGACGCGCCGCCCTTTTCTTATTGAAAAAATGCGCGGCATCGGCGATGCGCCGGTCTTCGGCTATCCCACCGCCGAATTTTCCGTGATCGTGAGCGAGCACAACGGCACGCCGCTCGACCAGAAGGCCATCCTCGACCACGCCCGCGTGGTCAGCGAGTGCTTCCGCAACTCCACCGTGCTTCCCTTCCGCTTCGGCACGATCTTCGATTCCGATGAAGCCCTGCGCAAGGCGGTCCGCGCCAACCGCAAGGCGTTCACCGAAACCGTGGCGCGCCTGCGCGGCAAGGCCGAGATGCACCTCAAGCTCCTGGTGCGCGACGGCGTGCTCGAGCGCCGCGTGTTCGACAGCGCGATCCCGGCCACCAGCAGCGTCGCCTACCTGAACAAGCTGCGCGAAAAAGCGGTGCGGGATCGCGAGCACCAGAGCAAGGCGCGCACGCTCTCCGTCCAGGTGCACAAGCTGTTTAATCCGCTGGAAGAAGAAGTCAGCTGCAAGCGCGTGGATTCCGGCGGCATGCTCATCGACATCGCCCACCTCATCGACCACCAGAGCATCGAGAAGTACCAGAATCGCTACAACAGCGCCATGCGCCAGCTCAAGGGCTGCGAACTCATGCTCTCCGGTCCCTGGCCGCCGTATCACTTCATGCCCGGCAAACTGCGGATCATCAGCTAG